A genomic segment from Alistipes senegalensis JC50 encodes:
- a CDS encoding DNA cytosine methyltransferase, whose product MAIKLLYIDLFCGAGGTSTGVERARIDGSKCAKVIACVNHDANAILSHAANHPHTRHFTEDIRTLDLGPMKVHVARERMKHPDAKLVLWASLECTNHSRAKGGMSRDADSRTLADHLFRYIEELRPDYIQIENVVEFMEWGPLIVKESVGPDGAAFCPLDIKHDRKRRTTTVAPVWVPDPEHKGILYRRWVEEVCAHGYRFEHRVLNAADFGAYTSRVRYFGQFARPDLPMAWPRQTHARNPEQTRDLFTEPLAPWRPVRECLDFEDRGESIFDRRRQLVGATLDRIHAGLVKFVAGGKDAFLVKYNSRNQSGKYIAPGLDAPCPTVATQNRLGVVRVDFLSKQFSGQPAGKNIPIDGPAGTVTTIDHHAFVSAYYGNGYNSPVERPAPTLTTKDRFQLVQPFITNYYSGGGQLSGVDEPTGALLTNPKQRIVNAHYLLNPQYRSAGGSVDAPCFTLIARMDKRPPYLVSIEQGVPAWTIKPDDIPEMVRVKEFCILYGIVDVTMRMLRIPEMKRIQGFGDDYVLIGSQEEQKKFLGNAVVTQVATAWSKATATALDEIKSPENNTKNPTMKITIENTDKIVTLNGVPARIWEGETDSGIRVHCFITRIAVRRNETRIEEFERELQETASPSPEIAAYPSRLII is encoded by the coding sequence ATGGCGATCAAACTACTCTATATCGACCTTTTTTGCGGCGCCGGCGGAACCTCGACGGGCGTTGAGCGGGCGCGGATCGACGGTAGCAAGTGCGCGAAGGTCATCGCATGCGTCAACCACGATGCCAATGCGATCCTCTCGCATGCGGCCAATCACCCGCACACGCGCCACTTCACCGAGGACATCCGCACACTCGATCTCGGACCGATGAAAGTACACGTCGCCCGAGAACGCATGAAGCACCCGGACGCAAAGCTCGTGCTCTGGGCCTCGCTGGAATGCACGAACCACTCCCGGGCCAAAGGCGGCATGTCGCGCGACGCCGACAGCCGCACGCTGGCCGATCACCTTTTCCGCTACATCGAGGAGCTGCGCCCCGACTATATCCAGATCGAAAATGTCGTCGAGTTCATGGAATGGGGGCCGCTCATCGTCAAGGAGAGCGTCGGCCCGGACGGTGCGGCCTTCTGTCCGCTCGACATCAAACACGACCGCAAGCGACGGACAACAACCGTCGCCCCGGTGTGGGTTCCCGACCCAGAGCACAAGGGAATACTCTACCGCCGCTGGGTGGAGGAGGTGTGCGCCCACGGCTACCGGTTCGAACATCGTGTGCTCAATGCGGCCGACTTCGGGGCCTACACATCCCGGGTACGATATTTCGGGCAGTTCGCGCGGCCGGATTTGCCGATGGCGTGGCCGCGGCAGACGCACGCCCGAAATCCGGAGCAGACACGCGACCTTTTCACCGAACCGCTCGCGCCGTGGCGGCCCGTGCGGGAATGCCTCGACTTCGAGGATCGCGGTGAGTCAATCTTCGATCGCCGCCGGCAACTCGTCGGAGCGACACTCGACCGCATCCACGCCGGGCTGGTGAAATTCGTCGCAGGAGGCAAAGACGCTTTCCTCGTCAAATACAACTCCCGAAACCAGTCCGGCAAATACATCGCTCCGGGACTCGACGCTCCATGCCCGACCGTGGCGACACAAAACCGGCTCGGCGTAGTCCGTGTAGATTTCCTGTCCAAGCAGTTCAGCGGACAGCCTGCGGGCAAGAACATCCCCATTGACGGCCCGGCCGGAACCGTTACGACAATCGACCACCACGCCTTCGTATCGGCATACTACGGAAACGGATACAACTCACCCGTCGAACGGCCGGCCCCTACGCTGACAACAAAAGACCGATTCCAGTTGGTGCAGCCATTTATCACCAACTACTATTCCGGCGGCGGGCAACTCTCCGGAGTGGACGAACCAACCGGCGCGCTGCTGACGAACCCCAAGCAGCGTATCGTAAACGCCCACTACCTGCTGAATCCGCAATACCGGTCCGCCGGCGGCTCTGTGGATGCGCCTTGTTTCACGCTGATCGCCCGGATGGACAAACGTCCGCCTTATCTGGTATCCATCGAGCAGGGAGTACCAGCCTGGACAATCAAACCGGACGACATTCCCGAAATGGTGCGCGTGAAAGAGTTCTGCATCCTCTATGGAATTGTAGACGTAACAATGCGTATGCTTCGGATTCCCGAAATGAAGCGCATCCAGGGATTCGGCGACGATTACGTGCTCATCGGATCGCAGGAGGAACAGAAGAAATTCCTCGGCAATGCCGTCGTCACCCAAGTAGCGACCGCATGGAGCAAAGCAACTGCCACAGCTCTCGACGAAATAAAATCACCTGAAAACAACACAAAAAATCCAACTATGAAAATCACAATCGAAAACACCGACAAAATCGTTACCCTGAACGGAGTTCCGGCCCGGATATGGGAGGGAGAAACCGATTCCGGAATCAGAGTTCATTGCTTCATAACCCGGATCGCCGTGAGACGGAACGAAACACGCATCGAAGAGTTTGAACGGGAATTGCAAGAAACGGCATCCCCAAGTCCCGAAATAGCCGCCTACCCTTCACGCCTGATTATATGA